A genomic segment from Gossypium hirsutum isolate 1008001.06 chromosome D04, Gossypium_hirsutum_v2.1, whole genome shotgun sequence encodes:
- the LOC107944070 gene encoding VQ motif-containing protein 17 — MENLMIRNQTRMPPSNPSPPLSIHRDSKTISKPKPKIRIIHIFAPEIIKTDVANFRELVQRLTGKPPQEKGSKRKPRKDHSFCDKSVSTAAMASKKMEVRSGFVLGLETRERVVKEEEGMLWGNIGDNSSGFLGDLDGFIQQLGEFPLLPLDASNDHMHGFEEVQLA; from the coding sequence ATGGAGAATTTGATGATAAGGAATCAAACCAGAATGCCCCCTTCAAATCCATCACCACCACTATCCATTCACAGGGATTCAAAGACTATATCAAAGCCAAAGCCAAAGATACGCATAATACACATATTTGCACCAGAGATCATCAAGACTGACGTAGCCAACTTCAGAGAACTGGTGCAAAGACTTACCGGGAAACCGCCTCAAGAAAAGGGTTCCAAAAGAAAACCCAGAAAAGACCATAGTTTCTGCGACAAGTCAGTGTCGACGGCAGCCATGGCGAGCAAGAAAATGGAGGTGAGAAGTGGGTTTGTCCTAGGCTTGGAAACGAGAGAAAGGGTGGTTAAGGAAGAAGAAGGTATGTTATGGGGTAACATTGGTGATAATTCAAGTGGTTTCTTGGGTGATTTGGATGGGTTTATTCAACAACTTGGTGAATTTCCTTTGCTCCCTTTGGATGCTTCCAATGATCATATGCATGGATTTGAAGAAGTTCAACTTGCATAA
- the LOC107903800 gene encoding homocysteine S-methyltransferase 1, producing the protein MGFEKGASLLEDLIEKAGGCAVMDGGFATQLESHGASVNFKVWSALCLIKDPHLIKQVHPEYSEAGADILVTSSYQATIPGFLSRGLSLEEGESLLKKSVKLAVEARDKFWDGVGCIPGNSYNRTLVAASIGSYGAYVADGSEYSGCYGPGVNLDKLKDFH; encoded by the exons atgggTTTTGAGAAGGGAGCTTCATTGTTGGAAGATTTGATAGAAAAAGCTGGAGGCTGTGCTGTGATGGATGGGGGTTTTGCTACTCAGCTTGAGAGTCATGGTGCTTCCGTTAATTTTAAGGTTTGGAGCGCCCTTTGCTTGATCAAAGACCCTCACCTTATCAAGCAG GTTCATCCGGAGTATTCGGAGGCTGGTGCAGATATCTTGGTTACTTCATCTTACCAG GCTACCATTCCTGGATTCCTTTCCCGGGGACTATCCCTTGAAGAAGGGGAGTCATTACTAAAGAAGAGTGTCAAATTGGCAGTGGAAGCCCGTGATAAGTTTTGGGATGGTGTCGGATGTATTCCTGGGAATAGCTACAACCGAACTTTAGTAGCAGCCTCAATTGGAAGTTATGGAGCATATGTGGCTGATGGATCGGAATACAG TGGGTGCTATGGACCAGGAGTAAACCTGGATAAGCTGAAAGATTTTCATTAA
- the LOC107902331 gene encoding acyl-CoA-binding domain-containing protein 2-like has translation MDAIHTFAREGELDNLLKCIESGVSVHLQDSEGRTPMHWAIDRGHLKIAEALLSRNADVNAKDNEGQTLLHYAVMCEREDIAKFLVKQNAEKDTKDNDGNSPVDLCDSDWPWLQHAGKAE, from the exons ATGGATGCTATCCACACTTTTGCTAGAGAAGGAGAACTGGATAATTTGCTTAAATGCATTGAAAGTGGTGTTTCTGTGCATTTGCAAG ATAGTGAAGGGAGGACCCCGATGCATTGGGCTATAGATCGTGGCCATCTTAAAATTGCTGAAGCACTTCTTAGCAGGAATGCTGATGTGAATGCTAAG GACAATGAAGGTCAAACCCTATTGCACTATGCTGTTATGTGTGAGAGGGAAGACATTGCCAAATTTCTTGTAAAACAAAATGCAGAAAAAGATACGAAGGATAACGATGGCAACTCTCCAGTCGACCTATGTGACTCAGATTGGCCTTGGTTGCAACATGCGGGCAAAGCGGAATGA